One Devosia lacusdianchii genomic window carries:
- a CDS encoding aminopeptidase P family protein has protein sequence MTAQSFPPAVFQSFEEKADPKNVAPRLAALRAAMAKAGVDGFLIPRADAHRGESVPPSEARLAYITGFTGSAGVALVGAKKAALFVDSRYTLQAPAQTDTKKITVIQTESRGIAAEARNYVPKGGTIAYDPWLHTPGEVRDITAMLDGHATMVPSANLVDSIWKDRPGAPVSPIEFLGHNRAGKTAPDKIAEIQASLAADGADAGVLTLPESICWLFNMRGRDVPNTPYVLGFAIVPKKGLPTLYLDPAKITDDIRKALDGVAKLSSSKSLPEALARLGKGSKAVLIDPATAPESVATALKDAGAKLIEKRDPVLLPKSRKNDAELAGMREAHKLDGVALAKFLAWFDDAAPKGGLTETGIVTALEAFRREEETCVDASFDTISGAGPNGAIVHYRVTNKTDRVLNPGEIMLVDSGAQYLSGTTDITRTMSTGKPSDEQRDRFTRVLKGMVAISMARFPKGTSGAQIDVLARQFLWQAGVTYNHGTGHGVGAYLGVHEGPIGISSRYTMPLEIGNVISNEPGFYKAGEYGIRIENLITVVPSAGFDGYLEFETITLAPIDRGLIRKSMLTEAERAWIDAYHRRVWKEIGPLVKGKVKDWLKDATEEL, from the coding sequence ATGACCGCCCAGAGCTTCCCCCCTGCCGTTTTCCAGAGCTTCGAGGAAAAGGCCGACCCGAAGAACGTGGCTCCGCGCCTCGCCGCGTTGCGGGCGGCCATGGCCAAGGCAGGCGTGGATGGCTTCCTCATTCCGCGCGCCGATGCGCATCGCGGCGAGTCGGTTCCACCGAGCGAAGCGCGGCTGGCCTATATCACCGGCTTTACCGGCTCCGCCGGCGTCGCCTTGGTCGGCGCGAAGAAGGCGGCGCTATTCGTCGACAGCCGCTACACGCTGCAGGCCCCAGCGCAGACCGACACCAAGAAGATCACGGTGATCCAGACCGAGAGTCGGGGCATTGCTGCCGAGGCTCGCAACTACGTGCCCAAGGGTGGCACCATTGCCTACGACCCCTGGTTGCACACGCCGGGCGAAGTGCGCGACATAACGGCCATGCTCGATGGCCACGCCACCATGGTCCCATCCGCCAACCTGGTCGATAGCATCTGGAAGGATCGCCCCGGCGCCCCGGTCAGTCCCATCGAATTTCTGGGCCACAACCGTGCCGGCAAGACGGCCCCCGACAAAATTGCCGAAATTCAAGCGTCGTTGGCTGCCGACGGCGCTGATGCGGGCGTGCTGACCCTACCCGAATCGATCTGCTGGCTGTTCAACATGCGCGGCCGCGACGTGCCCAACACGCCTTACGTCCTGGGCTTTGCCATCGTGCCGAAGAAGGGCTTGCCGACGCTTTATCTCGACCCGGCCAAGATCACCGACGACATCCGCAAGGCGCTGGATGGCGTCGCCAAGCTGTCCAGCAGCAAAAGCCTGCCAGAGGCTTTGGCGCGGTTGGGCAAGGGCTCCAAAGCCGTGCTGATCGACCCCGCCACCGCGCCGGAGTCCGTCGCCACCGCGCTCAAGGATGCCGGCGCGAAGCTGATCGAGAAGCGCGACCCGGTGCTGCTGCCAAAATCGCGCAAGAATGATGCCGAATTGGCCGGCATGCGCGAAGCCCACAAGCTCGATGGCGTGGCGCTGGCCAAGTTTCTCGCCTGGTTCGACGACGCGGCGCCGAAGGGCGGGCTAACCGAAACCGGCATCGTCACGGCGCTCGAAGCCTTCCGTCGCGAGGAGGAGACCTGCGTCGATGCCAGCTTCGACACCATTTCAGGTGCCGGGCCCAACGGTGCCATCGTGCACTACCGCGTGACCAACAAGACCGACCGCGTGCTCAATCCCGGCGAAATCATGCTGGTCGATAGCGGCGCGCAATATCTGTCGGGCACGACCGACATCACCCGCACCATGTCGACTGGCAAGCCAAGCGACGAACAGCGCGACCGCTTCACCCGCGTGCTCAAGGGCATGGTGGCCATTTCGATGGCGCGGTTCCCCAAGGGCACCTCGGGTGCGCAGATCGACGTGCTGGCGCGCCAATTCCTGTGGCAGGCGGGGGTGACTTACAATCACGGCACCGGGCACGGCGTCGGCGCCTATCTGGGCGTCCACGAAGGCCCGATCGGCATTTCCTCGCGCTACACGATGCCGCTCGAGATCGGCAACGTCATCTCCAACGAGCCGGGCTTTTACAAGGCCGGTGAATACGGCATTCGCATCGAGAACCTGATCACGGTGGTGCCGAGCGCGGGTTTCGATGGTTATCTCGAGTTCGAGACCATCACCCTGGCCCCGATCGATCGGGGCCTCATCCGCAAGTCCATGCTCACAGAAGCCGAGCGCGCCTGGATCGACGCCTACCACCGCCGCGTGTGGAAGGAGATCGGCCCGCTGGTAAAGGGCAAGGTCAAGGACTGGCTCAAGGACGCGACTGAGGAATTGTAG
- a CDS encoding 50S ribosomal protein L11 methyltransferase has protein sequence MPVDQLSAPLTKEQAYALVDAVMERDDLALTASAHENEDTGEWFFEATCDSPPDVESFVELARQTLGGAVEFSVSPIDPEINWVAKSLEGLAPVIAGGFYVYGSHETGPVPSGLTPMRIDAAQAFGTGHHETTTGCLEAIDKLLKRRKPRHMLDVGTGTGVLAIALAKRTRTTVIATDIDPISVVTTQENATQNGVGKLIIALEATGLNHPAIAQNAPYDLIVANILAGPLMALAPAVGRAAQKGATIILSGILEHQARGVINAYARQGMTLTQKLQRKDWTTLMLEMK, from the coding sequence ATGCCCGTCGACCAGCTCTCCGCCCCGCTCACCAAGGAACAGGCTTACGCGTTGGTCGACGCCGTCATGGAACGCGACGATCTGGCTTTGACGGCCTCGGCCCATGAGAACGAAGACACCGGCGAGTGGTTCTTCGAGGCCACCTGCGACAGCCCGCCCGATGTTGAATCATTTGTTGAACTGGCCCGGCAAACCCTTGGTGGGGCTGTCGAATTTTCAGTCTCGCCGATCGATCCAGAAATCAACTGGGTTGCCAAGTCGCTTGAAGGCCTGGCGCCGGTCATCGCCGGCGGATTCTATGTCTACGGCAGCCACGAAACCGGACCGGTTCCGAGCGGCTTGACCCCGATGCGGATCGACGCGGCGCAGGCTTTTGGCACCGGTCACCACGAAACCACCACCGGGTGCCTCGAGGCCATCGACAAGCTGCTGAAGCGCCGGAAACCGCGCCACATGCTCGACGTTGGCACCGGCACCGGCGTGCTCGCCATTGCCCTTGCCAAGCGCACGCGCACGACGGTGATCGCCACCGATATTGACCCGATCTCGGTGGTGACGACGCAGGAAAATGCGACCCAGAACGGGGTCGGCAAGCTCATTATCGCGCTTGAAGCGACGGGGCTAAACCACCCGGCGATCGCGCAAAATGCACCCTACGATCTGATCGTGGCCAATATTCTCGCAGGGCCGCTGATGGCGCTGGCGCCGGCCGTTGGCCGCGCGGCGCAGAAGGGCGCGACCATCATCTTGTCCGGCATTCTGGAGCATCAGGCGCGCGGCGTTATCAACGCCTATGCTCGCCAAGGCATGACCCTGACGCAGAAGCTGCAGCGCAAAGACTGGACCACGCTGATGCTGGAAATGAAGTAG